One segment of Aquimarina sp. BL5 DNA contains the following:
- a CDS encoding nuclear transport factor 2 family protein produces MKNSQDVFESHMKAVDTLNASNVAEDYSDDALFITPEKTYKGKSEILEFYTEFLPNFEDFQFNTIKQETNGKVVYFVWNGKNKHIDLRLATDTYIIENGKIKQHTFASVNN; encoded by the coding sequence ATGAAAAATTCACAAGATGTTTTTGAGAGCCATATGAAGGCTGTTGATACATTAAACGCTTCAAATGTAGCAGAAGATTATTCAGATGATGCATTGTTTATTACTCCAGAAAAAACCTATAAAGGTAAGTCCGAGATATTAGAATTCTATACAGAGTTCTTGCCAAATTTCGAAGATTTTCAATTCAATACCATCAAACAAGAAACGAACGGTAAGGTGGTTTACTTCGTTTGGAATGGAAAAAATAAACACATAGACTTACGGCTAGCTACGGACACTTACATTATTGAAAACGGAAAGATAAAACAGCACACATTCGCCTCAGTAAACAATTAA
- a CDS encoding AraC family transcriptional regulator — MPRTIFENIVIKKFKDVTALAFCQYTPIRFFEILFIEKGSGTLIINNHRVAYNDNQIFIFIPSDQYNFEIKTPTTVSAVKFLNSFFGDMLSDENKAQRKQWFKKIETILHGANRTSHLKFQSKTDESSILSLFTVLCNEYNDENLKSETILKSVLHSILHLISRNIDFVSTDITDSKIQGIINYIHHYVHDSEKLSKKELSNQFHISENYISQYFKSNMGIGLKKYILNYKLKLAETRLKYTNSTVSEIAHELGFTDSSHLDKTFKVYKGMTAKNYQANLKDSQ, encoded by the coding sequence ATGCCTAGAACTATATTTGAAAATATCGTGATTAAAAAGTTTAAAGATGTAACAGCGTTAGCTTTTTGTCAATACACACCCATACGATTTTTTGAAATATTATTTATTGAAAAAGGCTCTGGTACACTAATTATCAATAATCATCGAGTAGCTTATAATGACAATCAAATTTTTATTTTTATACCTAGCGACCAGTACAATTTTGAAATAAAAACACCAACAACGGTCTCTGCTGTCAAATTTCTTAACAGTTTTTTTGGTGATATGTTATCAGATGAAAATAAAGCGCAACGCAAGCAATGGTTTAAAAAAATAGAAACCATATTACACGGTGCTAATAGAACATCACATTTAAAATTTCAATCTAAAACTGATGAAAGTAGTATTCTTTCTTTATTCACAGTACTATGCAACGAGTATAATGATGAAAATTTAAAAAGTGAAACTATCTTAAAATCTGTATTACATTCCATACTTCACTTAATATCTAGAAACATTGACTTTGTTTCAACAGATATTACTGATTCTAAGATTCAGGGCATTATCAATTACATTCATCATTACGTTCATGATTCTGAAAAACTCTCGAAGAAAGAGTTGTCAAACCAATTCCATATTTCAGAAAATTACATTAGTCAATACTTTAAAAGCAACATGGGAATTGGTTTAAAAAAATACATACTTAATTACAAATTAAAATTGGCGGAAACACGTCTTAAATACACCAATTCTACTGTTTCAGAAATTGCTCACGAATTAGGATTTACTGATAGTAGTCATCTAGATAAAACATTCAAGGTATATAAAGGAATGACTGCAAAAAACTACCAAGCCAACCTAAAAGACTCTCAATAG